Proteins encoded by one window of Methanobacterium sp. CWC-01:
- a CDS encoding CTP-dependent riboflavin kinase, protein MKIQGEIISGDNKGQYFMSLDVYKVQFMGILGFEPFPGTLNLKIDEESAHKISDLKKKMDIVKGKGNFGDVKLIKAKLNNGSEGALVFPVKTHHEPDILELISPLNLRKSLKLQDGDLVTLEILD, encoded by the coding sequence ATGAAAATCCAGGGAGAAATAATTTCCGGTGACAACAAAGGTCAATACTTCATGTCTTTAGACGTCTATAAAGTCCAGTTTATGGGAATACTTGGATTTGAACCCTTTCCTGGCACATTGAATCTTAAAATAGATGAAGAAAGTGCCCATAAAATTAGTGACTTAAAGAAAAAAATGGATATCGTTAAGGGGAAAGGCAACTTCGGAGATGTTAAATTAATAAAAGCCAAATTAAATAATGGTTCTGAGGGCGCCCTTGTCTTCCCGGTTAAGACCCATCATGAACCGGATATTCTGGAATTAATTTCACCCCTGAACCTGAGAAAGTCCCTGAAACTTCAGGATGGAGATCTGGTGACCCTGGAAATATTAGACTAA
- the ribB gene encoding 3,4-dihydroxy-2-butanone-4-phosphate synthase, with the protein MIKKVLDAYKKGEIVLIFDDDNRERETDMIVAGEFITPSQIARMRNDAGGLICVPLSAAVADELRIPFMTDIMEAASEKYPVLTELSPTDIPYDEKSAFSITVNHRKTFTGITDNDRTLTINELAKMAKNKQGSEFGKYFRSPGHVTLLRAAEGLLLKRKGHTEMSVALAEMCELTQVAVCCEMMDDATGDSLPTDEVENYAEKEGLVFLSGAEVIEAYQEFKKD; encoded by the coding sequence ATGATAAAAAAGGTTCTAGATGCTTATAAAAAAGGAGAGATTGTTTTAATCTTTGATGATGATAATCGGGAAAGGGAAACGGATATGATCGTAGCCGGGGAATTCATTACCCCCTCCCAAATCGCCCGGATGAGGAACGATGCCGGAGGACTCATATGCGTTCCTTTGTCAGCTGCCGTGGCGGATGAACTGAGAATTCCGTTTATGACCGATATAATGGAAGCTGCCAGCGAAAAATATCCGGTCCTAACAGAACTATCCCCCACCGACATCCCCTATGATGAAAAATCAGCGTTTTCCATAACCGTGAATCATCGTAAAACCTTCACTGGCATCACCGACAACGACCGGACCCTTACCATTAATGAGTTAGCTAAGATGGCAAAGAACAAGCAGGGAAGCGAATTTGGAAAGTATTTCAGATCTCCCGGACACGTTACCCTGCTCAGAGCTGCAGAAGGACTTTTATTAAAAAGGAAGGGGCATACTGAGATGAGTGTGGCCCTGGCTGAGATGTGTGAACTTACCCAAGTTGCAGTCTGTTGTGAGATGATGGACGATGCTACTGGGGACTCATTACCCACCGATGAAGTTGAGAATTATGCTGAAAAAGAGGGATTAGTCTTTTTAAGCGGTGCGGAAGTTATTGAAGCCTACCAGGAGTTTAAAAAAGATTAG
- a CDS encoding AAA family ATPase, producing MKIGLLYVKGALPAFENFGGLPTDIVKKSGMVNGKPAHRVLDALIIPGGSIIESDSVNFSLGREIKNMARDGGLILGMCSGFQVLAEKTDIGRKSPCPILKEGLGLLDVTFHPMISNDRVEAKVVDDSALTKGLIGETITGFHCHTYGDIKGEAHPVMYSLIKRADYQDDPRKVLSGVKNDEGNVLGTMVHAALDENPVLRENLLQYLDATEMDIKSIEEKNKDLMDRLRGEVGINTGIKADDLNEDSVIHQKLPPTLMIASTGSDSGKTFLTTGLVGALRKRGYRVAVLKVGPDVRDLVPSLYLNKENMEPFSSIQIGGLGWKELPKVLEDLQTRNYHLVLIEGVMSIFTGLLNEKIPFSAAEIARSANIPVVLISGCNKGGIETAALDLAGHVDMMQKLGIKTRGVILNKVYHEGIAQVALNYLKTNTGVELVSSVPKVRMEIRGGTPEVEIKLDEFCKNAMKTAEKYFNPEKFVELAEVPFFQGYMSYKDIIDKFKEAETHL from the coding sequence ATGAAAATCGGCCTTTTATATGTTAAGGGTGCTTTGCCGGCATTTGAGAATTTTGGGGGGCTACCAACTGACATAGTTAAAAAAAGTGGCATGGTGAATGGTAAACCTGCCCATCGGGTCTTAGATGCTCTGATAATTCCGGGTGGAAGCATAATCGAATCTGATAGTGTGAATTTCTCCCTGGGCAGAGAGATTAAGAACATGGCCAGGGATGGTGGCCTCATACTGGGCATGTGTTCAGGATTCCAGGTTTTAGCCGAAAAAACTGATATCGGCAGGAAATCTCCTTGTCCCATTCTGAAAGAGGGCCTGGGCCTCCTGGACGTCACCTTCCATCCCATGATCAGTAATGATCGGGTGGAGGCCAAGGTGGTGGATGATTCAGCCCTTACTAAGGGACTGATCGGTGAGACCATAACTGGTTTTCACTGCCACACCTATGGTGATATAAAGGGAGAAGCTCATCCGGTAATGTATTCCCTGATCAAGAGGGCAGATTACCAGGATGATCCACGAAAAGTTCTATCCGGAGTTAAAAATGATGAAGGGAACGTATTGGGGACCATGGTCCACGCCGCACTTGATGAAAATCCCGTCCTCCGAGAAAACCTGCTCCAGTACCTGGACGCCACTGAGATGGATATAAAAAGTATTGAAGAAAAGAACAAAGACTTAATGGATAGATTAAGGGGCGAAGTTGGTATAAACACCGGAATAAAAGCTGATGATTTAAATGAAGACTCTGTAATTCATCAAAAACTGCCTCCTACTCTTATGATAGCCAGTACCGGTTCTGATTCTGGAAAAACGTTCCTTACCACTGGATTGGTAGGAGCCCTACGTAAAAGAGGATATAGGGTGGCGGTGTTGAAGGTGGGTCCCGATGTGAGGGACCTGGTCCCTTCCCTGTACCTTAACAAGGAAAATATGGAGCCCTTCTCCTCTATACAGATTGGGGGATTGGGATGGAAGGAGCTGCCAAAGGTTTTGGAAGACCTCCAGACACGTAACTACCATCTGGTGCTTATAGAAGGGGTTATGAGTATCTTCACCGGCCTTTTAAATGAGAAGATTCCCTTTTCAGCCGCAGAAATAGCGAGATCTGCTAACATCCCGGTAGTTTTAATTTCCGGCTGTAACAAGGGGGGCATAGAAACCGCTGCCCTGGACCTGGCCGGGCACGTGGATATGATGCAGAAACTAGGCATAAAAACCCGGGGAGTAATCCTGAACAAGGTCTACCACGAGGGCATAGCTCAGGTAGCGTTAAACTACCTGAAAACTAATACCGGTGTGGAACTGGTCAGTTCCGTGCCAAAGGTTAGGATGGAAATCCGGGGTGGAACCCCAGAGGTGGAAATAAAGCTTGATGAGTTCTGTAAAAATGCCATGAAAACTGCTGAAAAATATTTTAACCCTGAAAAATTTGTGGAATTGGCAGAAGTTCCTTTCTTCCAGGGTTACATGTCCTATAAAGATATTATAGATAAGTTTAAAGAAGCTGAAACACATCTCTAA
- a CDS encoding endonuclease V has protein sequence MCSFNLIQQLYNIQNTLARQVITEDCFENLESVAGADVSFSQDNKAVAAVVVLQLDDHVILEKQTISVTLEFPYIPGFLGFRESNATISVLKKIKSNFDVLMVNGHGIMHPRGFGLASQVGVLLDVPTLGVAKRLINGRYIHQASQPYPENETPQLILDSKRVVGAFFRRNYVSVGHKLSLNTVFEVIKRSSIYQTPEPLRQAHILATETFKRKIAGANSRKTDESDSNENPGRNNFR, from the coding sequence ATGTGCTCCTTTAACCTCATCCAACAGTTATACAACATACAAAACACCCTGGCCCGCCAGGTGATAACCGAAGATTGTTTTGAGAATCTGGAAAGCGTTGCCGGAGCGGATGTGTCATTTTCCCAGGATAATAAGGCCGTGGCTGCGGTGGTGGTCCTGCAACTGGATGATCATGTAATACTGGAGAAACAGACCATCTCGGTGACCCTGGAATTTCCATATATCCCGGGATTTCTAGGTTTCAGAGAATCAAACGCGACTATATCTGTTTTAAAGAAGATTAAATCAAATTTTGATGTTTTAATGGTTAATGGTCATGGAATAATGCATCCTCGCGGTTTTGGGCTAGCTTCCCAGGTGGGGGTTCTTCTGGATGTTCCCACCCTGGGGGTTGCAAAAAGGTTAATTAACGGTAGATATATACACCAAGCCAGCCAACCATACCCGGAAAACGAAACACCCCAACTTATACTTGATTCTAAAAGAGTTGTGGGGGCATTTTTTAGGAGAAACTATGTGAGTGTTGGCCATAAACTATCTTTAAACACTGTATTTGAAGTTATAAAGAGGAGTAGCATTTATCAGACTCCTGAACCATTACGACAAGCTCATATATTGGCAACAGAAACATTTAAACGAAAAATTGCTGGAGCTAACTCTAGAAAAACTGATGAAAGTGATTCGAATGAAAATCCAGGGAGAAATAATTTCCGGTGA
- the tfrA gene encoding fumarate reductase (CoM/CoB) subunit TfrA, whose product MERETYQTDVLVIGSGGAGCRAAIEARKIGRDVIIVSKGLSFKSGCTTLAEGGYNAAFAYVDEEDSTEAHFKDTLKGGGYLNDRELARILVEEAPARLNELEGFGALFDRQESGLLNQRPFGGQTYRRTCFQGDRTGHEMMTALKEEVIREDIPTVEEVMITSLLWDEEGRVVGACGFSLPSTDMMLFEASSTIIATGGAGWLYPVTSNALQKTGDGYALAYRAGADLLDMEQVQFHPTGMLYPDSRRGVLVTEAVRGEGGRLINALGKRFMTNYDPRGELATRDVVARSIYNEIREGRGTPRGGVYLDVTHLPAELIEEKLETMLFQFLDVGLDIRKEPMEVAPTAHHVMGGSLITPKCETTVANLYAAGEAAGGVHGANRLGGNALAETQVFGRIAGESAAKNTIKTPAAVRKEQLGAEEDRLSGLFKEGDYYPHQLKEELQALMWDKVAIIRNQAGLKTAFDQIQSLKDRMDSLTVPDGKGFNRYLQDALELENMLLVAELVTQSAIIRKESRGSHYREDYPETLKEWNKSIVLNKKESVRFIER is encoded by the coding sequence ATGGAAAGGGAAACCTACCAGACCGACGTCCTGGTCATCGGATCAGGCGGAGCCGGCTGTAGAGCAGCTATTGAGGCCCGTAAAATTGGTCGGGATGTTATAATAGTTTCAAAGGGGCTATCCTTTAAATCAGGGTGCACTACTCTGGCTGAGGGGGGTTACAATGCTGCCTTTGCATATGTAGACGAAGAGGACAGTACTGAAGCCCATTTCAAGGACACCCTTAAGGGTGGGGGCTACCTTAACGACAGAGAACTGGCTCGGATTTTGGTAGAGGAAGCACCGGCAAGATTAAACGAACTGGAGGGATTTGGCGCCCTTTTTGACAGGCAGGAATCCGGATTGCTTAACCAACGACCATTTGGTGGTCAGACCTACCGCCGTACCTGTTTTCAGGGGGACCGCACTGGACATGAAATGATGACTGCCCTCAAAGAAGAAGTGATAAGGGAAGACATCCCGACCGTGGAGGAAGTGATGATCACCTCCCTGCTCTGGGATGAAGAGGGTCGGGTGGTGGGGGCCTGCGGATTTTCACTCCCCAGTACCGATATGATGTTATTCGAGGCTTCATCGACAATTATCGCAACGGGAGGGGCTGGATGGCTCTACCCAGTGACCTCTAATGCCCTACAGAAGACGGGTGATGGATATGCCCTGGCCTACCGTGCCGGGGCGGACTTGCTGGACATGGAACAGGTACAGTTCCATCCCACGGGAATGTTGTATCCTGACTCCCGAAGGGGGGTGCTGGTGACCGAAGCAGTTCGAGGAGAGGGCGGCCGGTTGATAAACGCTCTTGGGAAGCGGTTCATGACCAACTACGATCCCAGGGGGGAGCTAGCTACCAGGGATGTGGTGGCCCGTTCCATATATAATGAAATCCGGGAGGGAAGAGGCACCCCTCGAGGCGGGGTGTACCTGGACGTCACCCACCTCCCGGCGGAGCTCATCGAAGAAAAACTGGAAACTATGCTCTTCCAGTTCCTGGACGTGGGTTTAGATATTCGCAAAGAACCCATGGAAGTAGCACCCACCGCCCACCATGTCATGGGTGGTTCTCTAATCACTCCCAAATGTGAAACGACGGTAGCCAACCTCTACGCAGCTGGTGAAGCAGCAGGGGGAGTTCATGGAGCAAATCGTCTGGGAGGAAATGCTCTGGCCGAAACTCAGGTATTTGGGCGAATAGCTGGTGAATCTGCAGCTAAGAATACTATTAAAACACCGGCCGCTGTAAGGAAAGAGCAGTTAGGTGCCGAAGAGGATAGATTATCCGGACTATTTAAGGAAGGTGACTACTACCCCCATCAATTAAAAGAGGAGCTCCAGGCATTGATGTGGGATAAGGTGGCCATTATCAGAAACCAGGCGGGATTAAAAACTGCCTTTGACCAAATACAGTCACTCAAAGATAGGATGGACAGTTTAACCGTGCCGGATGGTAAAGGATTCAACCGCTACCTGCAGGATGCATTGGAACTGGAAAACATGTTACTGGTGGCAGAATTAGTCACCCAATCGGCCATCATTCGAAAAGAAAGCAGGGGTTCTCATTATCGGGAGGACTATCCTGAAACCCTGAAAGAGTGGAATAAAAGCATTGTTTTGAATAAAAAGGAGTCTGTACGGTTTATTGAAAGATAA
- the sepS gene encoding O-phosphoserine--tRNA ligase yields the protein MNKKEIIKLAKRDFEKAWKETASTLKNPHHDDEYPRLLLKPGKTNHLYDTIWELRQAYLMLGFEETINPLFIEEDHVYRQFGPEAPAVLDRCFYLAGLPRPDIGLGIDKIEKIEGLGVSLDEDKINGLQEVFRQYKKGETSGDDLVLDLSCALDVENEMGMRVLERVFPEFHELKPVPSKTTLRSHMTSGWFLTLKNLHKNRAMPLKLFSIDRCFRREQKEDSSHLMTYHSASCVWMDDEVSLDIGMAVSESLLEHFGFEKFRFQPDDKKSKYYIPETQTEVYGYHPQLKDWVEVATFGLYSPIALARYGIDQEVMNLGVGAERIAMILHGYKDVREMVYPQTYAPWKMSDRELASMLRINLYPVTEDGRTLMEKILQTLRKHGDTDSPCEFTAFKGIFLGKEIQLDVVEPEKGTKLLGPAAWNEIYIYQGNIVGVPTRKEVDDDLSRNALKNGVNTGISYMEGLAAQAAYRVEEMMISGTESIKIRTTIAKAPSDVNLVLDKVALRYITSKNREIDIRGPIFCTINSHLLE from the coding sequence CTGAATAAAAAGGAAATAATAAAGCTGGCCAAAAGGGATTTTGAAAAAGCCTGGAAGGAAACCGCTAGCACCTTAAAAAATCCCCACCACGATGATGAATATCCCCGTCTATTACTTAAACCCGGCAAAACCAACCATCTTTATGATACTATATGGGAATTAAGACAAGCTTACTTGATGCTGGGTTTTGAAGAGACCATAAATCCCCTCTTTATTGAAGAAGATCATGTTTATCGTCAATTTGGACCGGAAGCCCCTGCTGTTCTGGACCGTTGCTTCTACCTGGCCGGGCTGCCTCGACCGGATATTGGATTGGGAATTGATAAAATTGAGAAGATTGAGGGCCTAGGAGTTTCACTGGACGAGGATAAAATAAATGGTCTGCAGGAAGTCTTTCGTCAGTATAAAAAGGGAGAAACCAGTGGGGATGATCTAGTACTGGACCTTTCCTGCGCCCTGGATGTAGAAAATGAGATGGGAATGCGGGTCTTAGAGCGGGTGTTCCCTGAATTCCATGAACTGAAGCCAGTGCCCAGTAAGACCACTCTTCGTTCACACATGACCTCGGGCTGGTTTTTAACCCTTAAAAATTTGCATAAAAATCGAGCCATGCCCCTTAAACTGTTCTCCATTGATCGTTGCTTCCGGAGGGAACAGAAGGAGGATTCCAGCCACCTGATGACTTATCATTCCGCCTCCTGTGTGTGGATGGATGATGAAGTGAGCCTGGATATCGGTATGGCTGTATCAGAGAGTCTTCTGGAACATTTTGGGTTTGAAAAGTTCCGTTTCCAACCTGATGATAAAAAATCCAAGTATTACATCCCCGAAACCCAGACGGAGGTGTATGGTTACCACCCCCAGCTTAAGGATTGGGTGGAAGTAGCTACCTTCGGTTTATACTCTCCCATCGCCCTGGCCCGGTATGGAATAGACCAGGAAGTTATGAATCTTGGTGTAGGCGCAGAAAGGATTGCTATGATACTCCATGGATATAAAGATGTTCGGGAAATGGTTTATCCCCAGACCTACGCACCATGGAAAATGAGTGACCGTGAATTAGCATCCATGTTACGTATAAACCTTTATCCCGTGACTGAAGATGGTAGAACTCTTATGGAGAAGATTCTTCAGACTCTAAGAAAACATGGCGATACAGATTCGCCTTGTGAATTCACCGCCTTTAAGGGCATATTCTTGGGAAAAGAAATTCAGTTAGATGTAGTTGAGCCTGAAAAGGGAACCAAACTTTTAGGTCCAGCTGCTTGGAATGAGATTTACATTTACCAGGGTAACATAGTGGGCGTGCCCACCAGGAAAGAGGTTGATGATGATTTATCACGGAATGCCCTTAAGAATGGTGTTAACACCGGCATAAGTTACATGGAGGGGTTGGCAGCTCAAGCTGCTTACCGGGTCGAAGAAATGATGATTAGTGGAACGGAAAGTATTAAAATACGCACTACCATTGCCAAGGCACCCTCTGATGTTAACCTGGTGCTGGATAAGGTGGCTCTGCGTTATATAACCAGTAAAAACCGGGAAATTGACATTAGAGGCCCTATATTCTGTACCATCAACAGCCATCTACTGGAATGA